In Paenibacillus kyungheensis, the following are encoded in one genomic region:
- a CDS encoding ABC transporter ATP-binding protein codes for MSLVELKNVQAFYGGIEALKGINLEVNAGEIVTLIGSNGAGKSTTLKSICGQVQTKGEIHFDGKKITSLEPHVIAQSGIAHVPEGRRIFPRLTVKENLEMGAFSVKSKKLIKERIEKSFVYFPRLKERYHQTGGTMSGGEQQMLAIARGLMMNPKILLLDEPSMGLAPVLVDQIFEIIQELNDAGMTILLVEQNAYQALQIAHRGYVIQTGEIILQDDAKVLLTNNQVREAYLA; via the coding sequence ATGAGTCTGGTCGAACTAAAAAATGTACAAGCTTTTTACGGCGGTATTGAAGCGTTAAAAGGTATCAATCTGGAAGTGAATGCAGGCGAGATTGTGACATTGATCGGTTCCAACGGTGCAGGCAAATCGACTACACTCAAGTCGATCTGTGGACAGGTGCAGACCAAAGGCGAAATTCATTTCGATGGTAAAAAGATTACATCGCTTGAACCGCATGTGATTGCGCAAAGTGGTATTGCACATGTGCCAGAAGGACGTCGTATTTTCCCGCGTTTAACAGTAAAAGAAAATCTGGAAATGGGCGCGTTCTCGGTCAAAAGTAAAAAGCTGATCAAGGAGCGAATAGAGAAATCATTTGTATATTTTCCACGGCTCAAAGAGCGTTATCATCAGACCGGTGGCACGATGAGTGGTGGAGAACAGCAAATGCTTGCAATTGCTAGAGGACTGATGATGAATCCCAAAATTCTGCTGTTGGATGAGCCTTCGATGGGTCTTGCTCCGGTATTGGTCGATCAGATTTTTGAGATTATTCAGGAGTTGAACGATGCAGGAATGACCATCTTACTGGTCGAGCAAAATGCGTATCAAGCATTACAGATCGCACATCGGGGCTATGTCATTCAGACAGGCGAAATTATTCTACAGGATGATGCCAAAGTACTGCTGACGAATAATCAGGTGCGGGAAGCTTATTTGGCATAG
- a CDS encoding histidine phosphatase family protein: MTTFGLIRHGSTIWNKEGRAQGSSDIPLDEGGWEQAYQLGKRIQTESWDRIYASDLIRAQQTAQAIAEGGDLQISSDPRLRELDGGLIEGTTQADRIERWGEDWKNQDLGLETPESGAARGVSCLEELVSLYPNERILIVSHGVLLNHVLNQILADEPKWHGLENMSMTVVHCNEDHVWSCELYNCTQHLLPSEAEALE, encoded by the coding sequence ATGACTACATTTGGATTAATCAGACATGGTAGTACCATTTGGAATAAAGAAGGCAGAGCACAGGGGAGTTCAGATATTCCACTAGATGAAGGTGGTTGGGAGCAAGCGTATCAATTAGGCAAACGAATCCAAACCGAATCGTGGGATCGCATTTATGCAAGTGATCTGATTCGTGCACAACAGACAGCGCAAGCGATAGCAGAAGGTGGAGATTTGCAAATTAGTTCTGATCCTCGTCTACGTGAATTGGATGGAGGTCTGATTGAGGGAACGACTCAAGCTGACCGTATCGAACGCTGGGGAGAAGACTGGAAAAATCAAGATCTTGGATTGGAAACGCCTGAGTCTGGAGCGGCACGTGGAGTGAGCTGTCTGGAAGAATTAGTGAGTCTTTATCCAAATGAACGCATTTTGATTGTCAGTCATGGCGTGTTACTTAATCATGTGTTAAATCAGATTTTGGCAGATGAACCGAAATGGCATGGACTGGAAAATATGTCGATGACTGTTGTACACTGTAATGAAGATCATGTGTGGAGTTGTGAATTATATAACTGTACTCAACATTTATTACCGTCTGAAGCAGAAGCTTTGGAATAA
- a CDS encoding PLP-dependent aminotransferase family protein, translated as MDITIAYQRAIQKYQHKYVALYHALREGILNGSLASGTRLPSTRDLATMYGLSRGSVSEAYDMLLAEGYIQSAVGKGTFVIEQSLLSNTDNDIPIQADHISNTTAPLPPLSLWGQRIVQIEQEIIETRTYTPDSTYDEHHLVKSLHQQMNSTDAPPDIISFQSGEIILEGSSQISWKSALSAAGKDVQKSALDTNKATVQGDLWLREAICHHVGRTRGITATPEQVVLCSGSMEVIALLCQLLINEQDTVILENPCYSGIRRAITACGGKIEPAPLDQHGIIPEDWHAQLLVVTPGRQFPTGSILPLARRQHILQWARSRGAWIIEDDYDSEFRWSGRPIEPLKALDDTNCVIYVGSFSRSMFSSLRLGYAILPTVLAQALTAAKRIYDPLPPARLEQRALARFMIRGDYVRHLRRMNRLYRSRYDVFQQAIHEYNLDELFHWQQTDCGLHAYATWKHQPAMYNQWMQSAYRHGVVWRDAATYQIVPTVPSACFIFAYLPESHIIEGVRRLRESWDRMQYND; from the coding sequence ATGGATATTACGATTGCGTATCAGCGTGCTATTCAGAAGTATCAACATAAATATGTAGCGTTATACCATGCACTGCGAGAAGGTATTCTAAATGGATCGCTAGCCAGTGGAACACGTCTACCTTCTACTCGTGATCTAGCTACGATGTATGGATTATCACGTGGAAGTGTATCGGAAGCGTATGACATGCTACTGGCTGAAGGATATATTCAATCTGCTGTAGGTAAAGGAACTTTTGTGATTGAACAATCTCTTTTATCGAATACAGATAACGATATTCCGATCCAAGCAGATCATATATCGAATACGACAGCACCTTTGCCTCCTTTATCGCTATGGGGACAACGGATTGTTCAGATTGAACAGGAAATTATAGAGACTCGCACATATACACCAGATTCTACTTATGATGAACATCATCTAGTGAAGTCTCTACATCAACAAATGAACTCTACAGATGCACCACCTGACATCATTTCTTTTCAATCGGGCGAAATTATATTAGAAGGCAGTTCGCAGATTTCGTGGAAAAGTGCACTGTCTGCTGCAGGTAAAGATGTGCAAAAGTCAGCACTTGATACCAATAAAGCGACAGTTCAAGGTGATCTCTGGTTGCGTGAAGCGATCTGTCATCATGTAGGGCGAACACGAGGAATTACAGCTACTCCAGAACAAGTGGTATTGTGTAGCGGTTCTATGGAAGTGATTGCTTTATTGTGTCAATTGTTAATCAATGAACAAGATACCGTCATTTTGGAAAATCCCTGTTACTCCGGTATACGGCGTGCGATTACGGCATGTGGAGGGAAGATCGAACCGGCTCCGCTAGATCAGCATGGCATTATTCCAGAAGATTGGCATGCTCAATTGTTAGTTGTCACACCGGGTCGTCAATTTCCGACTGGATCCATATTACCACTGGCTCGTCGTCAACATATTTTACAATGGGCAAGATCTCGTGGAGCATGGATCATCGAAGATGATTATGATAGTGAATTTCGCTGGTCGGGTCGTCCAATCGAACCGCTCAAAGCTTTAGATGATACGAATTGTGTGATCTATGTCGGCTCCTTTTCCAGAAGTATGTTCAGCAGTCTGCGTCTTGGTTATGCGATCTTGCCGACCGTACTGGCGCAAGCACTTACTGCTGCCAAGCGTATCTATGATCCATTGCCACCTGCTAGATTAGAGCAAAGAGCATTAGCTCGATTTATGATTCGTGGTGATTATGTACGACATTTGCGTCGTATGAATCGGTTATATCGCTCACGTTATGATGTTTTTCAACAAGCGATTCATGAGTACAATCTGGATGAACTATTTCACTGGCAACAAACGGATTGCGGATTACATGCTTATGCCACCTGGAAACACCAACCTGCTATGTATAATCAGTGGATGCAATCTGCTTATCGTCATGGTGTAGTCTGGCGTGATGCTGCTACGTATCAGATTGTGCCTACCGTACCGTCTGCTTGTTTTATTTTCGCGTATCTGCCTGAATCTCATATTATTGAAGGTGTTCGCCGTCTGCGAGAATCATGGGATCGTATGCAATACAATGATTGA
- a CDS encoding NUDIX hydrolase, with protein sequence MQLKWLEWAKQIQAISQAGLEYSKDMYDIERFQQLRELSVEIMHQYTDVEVEKVQALFANETGYATPKVDIRAVVFQNDKILMVREKQDGAWALPGGWGDIGLSPKQIAVKETKEESGFDVEAVRLLGVADKNFHNHPPSPWHVYKFFILCRIVGGEATVGDETSEVGFFAAHELPPLSVERNTQEQILKMFDSNSSPHKTVFCD encoded by the coding sequence ATGCAATTAAAGTGGCTAGAATGGGCGAAACAGATTCAAGCGATCAGTCAAGCAGGGCTAGAATACTCTAAAGATATGTATGATATTGAACGTTTCCAACAGTTACGCGAACTTAGTGTAGAGATTATGCATCAGTACACCGATGTAGAAGTGGAAAAAGTGCAAGCGCTTTTTGCCAATGAGACAGGGTATGCAACGCCCAAAGTCGATATCCGCGCGGTTGTTTTTCAAAACGATAAAATCTTGATGGTACGTGAAAAGCAAGACGGTGCATGGGCATTACCGGGTGGATGGGGAGATATAGGATTATCGCCCAAGCAGATTGCAGTTAAAGAAACAAAAGAAGAATCTGGCTTCGATGTAGAAGCGGTTCGTCTGCTTGGTGTTGCGGATAAAAATTTCCATAACCATCCACCATCTCCCTGGCATGTATATAAGTTTTTTATTTTGTGCCGGATAGTTGGCGGAGAAGCAACCGTAGGTGATGAGACATCCGAAGTCGGCTTTTTTGCTGCCCATGAATTACCGCCTTTATCGGTAGAACGTAATACCCAGGAGCAAATATTGAAAATGTTTGATAGTAACAGCAGTCCGCACAAAACAGTATTTTGCGATTAA
- a CDS encoding pyridoxamine 5'-phosphate oxidase family protein, protein MRRKEFTIEEEQELETFLQEMSFGFLGMSHEDGFPRVIPLNFAYGKGVFYIHGSRAGEKMKLLKQDTRVTFSVAKEYALIPSYFTDAELACPATAFFKSVTVRGHAELITDLEEKADAFSIFMHKLQPEGGYDTIDANDPRYIPQLKGVALIKIVPQEWTAKFKFGQNVKGDQRQHIIDGLQERGLDDDLTTIEMMKKYCPHHQS, encoded by the coding sequence ATGAGACGCAAAGAATTTACGATCGAAGAAGAACAAGAACTGGAAACATTTTTACAAGAAATGAGTTTTGGATTTCTAGGGATGAGTCATGAAGATGGATTTCCGAGGGTGATTCCACTCAACTTTGCTTATGGTAAAGGGGTGTTTTATATTCATGGTAGTCGCGCAGGAGAGAAAATGAAATTGCTCAAACAGGATACTCGTGTTACATTTTCGGTCGCCAAAGAGTACGCGCTGATTCCTTCTTACTTTACCGATGCTGAACTGGCTTGCCCGGCGACAGCCTTTTTTAAAAGTGTAACGGTGCGTGGACATGCAGAGTTGATCACCGATCTGGAAGAGAAAGCAGATGCTTTTTCGATATTTATGCACAAGCTCCAACCTGAAGGCGGTTATGATACGATTGATGCGAATGATCCACGTTATATTCCGCAATTAAAAGGCGTCGCTTTGATCAAAATTGTCCCGCAGGAATGGACAGCCAAGTTCAAATTCGGTCAAAATGTCAAAGGCGATCAGCGTCAACATATTATTGATGGTCTCCAAGAACGTGGTCTTGACGATGATCTAACTACAATCGAAATGATGAAAAAATACTGTCCACATCATCAAAGTTAA
- the asd gene encoding archaetidylserine decarboxylase (Phosphatidylserine decarboxylase is synthesized as a single chain precursor. Generation of the pyruvoyl active site from a Ser is coupled to cleavage of a Gly-Ser bond between the larger (beta) and smaller (alpha chains). It is an integral membrane protein.), protein MANTVFRLMTELSSRKWVSRLTGSFAKSRASRTFIPKFIQAYHIPAEEAEKNIQDYNSLNEFFTRRLRPGMRPIDADPMSLVSPVDAVITAMGPLQNNVIPQVKGQDYLLEELLNYSPRMETYKDGYMFVLYLSPTDYHRIHSPVTGRQTESEHIPGKVYPVNDKGMTFMRSVLSRNERLITYMSHDCGEVAVVKVGALNVSSIQYADPERTSWQKGDELAYFEFGSTVVLLVQQGTFIANEQLHIGSKVKMGERLGTLVDLQATRPYRRVAPETVQS, encoded by the coding sequence ATGGCCAACACAGTGTTTCGCCTGATGACCGAGTTATCTTCACGCAAGTGGGTTTCACGGCTTACAGGAAGCTTCGCTAAATCACGGGCCAGCCGGACATTTATCCCGAAATTTATCCAGGCATATCATATTCCAGCGGAAGAAGCAGAAAAAAACATACAAGATTATAATAGCCTTAATGAATTTTTCACACGTCGACTTCGTCCTGGAATGCGTCCGATTGATGCTGATCCAATGTCGCTTGTGAGTCCGGTCGATGCTGTGATTACAGCAATGGGGCCACTTCAGAACAATGTCATTCCACAAGTAAAAGGTCAAGACTACTTACTGGAAGAACTACTTAATTATTCTCCACGTATGGAGACGTACAAAGATGGATATATGTTTGTGCTCTATTTAAGCCCTACTGATTATCATCGTATTCATTCACCTGTTACAGGTAGACAGACCGAGTCTGAACATATTCCAGGCAAAGTTTATCCTGTCAATGATAAAGGTATGACCTTTATGCGTTCTGTACTCAGTCGTAATGAACGATTAATTACCTACATGTCTCATGATTGTGGCGAAGTGGCTGTCGTCAAAGTAGGTGCGCTCAATGTAAGCAGTATTCAATACGCTGATCCTGAACGTACATCATGGCAAAAAGGTGATGAGCTGGCTTATTTCGAATTTGGTTCTACAGTAGTTCTACTGGTGCAACAAGGAACATTTATAGCCAATGAACAATTACACATTGGTAGTAAAGTTAAAATGGGAGAACGTCTGGGTACACTGGTCGATTTGCAAGCTACTCGCCCTTATCGTCGTGTTGCTCCAGAAACGGTTCAATCTTAA
- a CDS encoding helix-turn-helix domain-containing protein has product MLNLSPSSFILKPAFAKIFCEPEWRWPKREKPMPNYDLFYVWSGEGELILNGEPYPISQGSCFLFYPGDETTATHNPQKPLVLTYIHFDIAEPAQMIPVRYRKLEERIDFEYMLVRYVRLFLEQAFAAEEEAKLILKQLMIHLLREDQREPVERKVSNQLSEVVQEIANYIRQHPSLAHRVEDLASRAGLSPRYFSIKFKELIGVSVQSYIIKMRIERAEHLLVYTGMNVTEVADALGYRDIFFFSRQFKQYTGKSPSEIR; this is encoded by the coding sequence ATGCTGAATTTGTCACCTTCTTCATTTATACTGAAACCAGCTTTTGCTAAAATTTTTTGTGAACCAGAATGGCGTTGGCCCAAACGTGAAAAACCGATGCCCAATTATGATTTATTCTATGTGTGGAGCGGTGAAGGAGAATTAATTTTAAACGGTGAGCCTTATCCGATCAGTCAAGGCAGTTGTTTTTTGTTCTATCCGGGGGATGAGACAACAGCGACACACAATCCGCAAAAACCACTGGTGCTTACTTATATTCATTTTGATATCGCTGAACCGGCGCAAATGATTCCTGTACGTTATCGCAAATTAGAAGAGCGAATTGATTTTGAATATATGCTAGTACGGTATGTACGATTATTTCTCGAACAAGCTTTTGCCGCAGAAGAAGAAGCCAAGCTGATTTTGAAGCAGTTGATGATTCATTTATTACGTGAAGATCAGCGTGAACCGGTAGAGCGTAAAGTCAGTAATCAGCTAAGCGAAGTTGTGCAGGAAATTGCGAACTATATTCGTCAGCATCCCAGTCTGGCTCATCGGGTAGAAGATTTGGCTTCACGTGCCGGATTGTCACCACGCTATTTTTCGATCAAATTCAAAGAGTTAATCGGTGTATCGGTGCAATCGTATATTATCAAAATGCGGATCGAACGAGCAGAACATTTGCTAGTCTATACAGGCATGAATGTAACTGAAGTAGCAGATGCACTGGGATATCGAGATATTTTCTTTTTCAGTCGTCAATTTAAGCAATATACAGGTAAAAGCCCGTCTGAGATTAGATAA
- a CDS encoding AEC family transporter — protein sequence MIMNLLHTLYQVFLPISLPVIGGILLKRFRNLDSKPIATMSLYVLTPAIVFNTLLHADISLQDIGTTISFSLLSLVLLWAIAVGLSRILRLNKEEQAGLTLISTFTNCVNYGLPLVLLAFGQLGLDKASVYVIGQMIIVNTVGVFFAARSQFSVKQAGMAIFRLPAIYATVIAIVLRVTDLSLPTALDSGFAMLAAAYSPVALVVLGTQMITMGTTSSTTPAEHTISSSNRAFWAGMSIRLVGAPLLSWVLLTLLHVEGILFSVLLILTSMPTAVNAVILAGQFNAAPQLVSRCILWTTLASFIVMPVLIVWLQ from the coding sequence TTGATCATGAATCTGTTACATACGTTATATCAAGTTTTTTTGCCGATCTCGCTACCTGTGATTGGTGGTATTCTGCTCAAGCGATTTCGCAATCTCGATAGTAAACCGATTGCTACGATGTCTCTGTATGTATTAACACCAGCGATTGTGTTTAATACTTTATTGCATGCTGATATTTCGCTACAAGATATAGGCACTACTATTAGCTTTTCATTATTAAGTCTTGTGTTATTATGGGCGATTGCGGTCGGGTTGAGTCGTATTTTACGATTGAATAAAGAAGAACAAGCCGGTCTAACACTTATCTCTACATTTACGAACTGTGTGAATTATGGGCTACCGTTGGTATTACTAGCTTTTGGACAATTGGGATTAGATAAAGCTTCGGTCTATGTAATCGGGCAAATGATTATTGTAAATACTGTCGGTGTGTTTTTTGCAGCTCGTTCTCAATTTTCGGTAAAACAAGCAGGTATGGCTATTTTTCGATTACCTGCCATCTATGCGACCGTGATCGCTATTGTATTACGAGTAACTGATCTTTCATTGCCAACTGCACTTGATTCTGGATTTGCGATGTTAGCGGCGGCTTATTCACCAGTAGCGCTTGTTGTTCTAGGCACACAGATGATTACGATGGGCACTACAAGCTCTACGACCCCTGCTGAACACACAATATCATCTAGCAACAGAGCATTCTGGGCAGGCATGAGTATTCGTCTCGTAGGCGCTCCGTTGCTGTCATGGGTATTGTTAACATTGTTGCATGTGGAAGGCATATTGTTTAGTGTATTGTTGATTCTTACATCGATGCCAACCGCAGTCAATGCTGTTATTCTTGCAGGACAATTCAATGCGGCTCCCCAGCTTGTCTCGCGTTGTATTCTTTGGACAACACTGGCTTCATTTATAGTGATGCCGGTATTGATCGTCTGGTTACAATAA
- a CDS encoding aminotransferase class I/II-fold pyridoxal phosphate-dependent enzyme: MNPLAGQLNEKLKTDSPHIYEMLSTLGKEIYFPKEGILSQSAEASSQAKKYNATIGIATENGGPMHLKVLQDSLSAFAPKDLYPYAPPAGKPELRSVWREKMIKDNPSLQDKKFSNPIVTNALTHGLSIVADLFADVGDAVIYPDKNWENYELTFAVRRGAEIITYPLFTAEMTFNSDGLRDALLAQKEKGKAIVVLNFPNNPTGYTPSVADGKKIVAAINEAAEAGINVVVVTDDAYFGLFFEDSLHESLFGSLLDLHPRILPIKVDGATKEEYVWGFRVGFITYGAQDTESIVALEQKTLGIIRATISSGPHPSQTFILKALQDSNFEAQKEEKFQIMKGRANKVKELLDTDKYQDAWEYYPFNSGYFMCLKLKDVSAEDVRLRLLREYEVGTIALGAHDLRVAFSCIAEEYLEDLFNLIYQAVQDVKKG, translated from the coding sequence ATGAACCCACTGGCTGGACAATTGAACGAGAAACTGAAAACAGATAGTCCTCATATTTATGAGATGTTATCGACTCTTGGCAAAGAGATTTATTTCCCAAAAGAAGGTATATTAAGTCAATCGGCAGAAGCATCAAGCCAGGCTAAAAAATATAATGCAACGATCGGAATTGCAACTGAAAATGGTGGACCGATGCATTTGAAGGTGCTACAAGATTCGTTGTCTGCTTTTGCTCCTAAAGATTTGTACCCTTATGCTCCACCTGCGGGCAAACCAGAACTTCGCAGTGTATGGCGTGAGAAAATGATCAAAGACAATCCTTCATTACAAGATAAAAAATTCAGTAACCCTATCGTTACCAATGCGTTGACACATGGTCTAAGCATTGTAGCGGATCTGTTCGCAGACGTAGGCGATGCTGTTATATATCCAGATAAAAACTGGGAAAACTATGAGCTTACTTTTGCGGTTCGTCGCGGAGCAGAGATTATCACTTATCCATTATTTACAGCAGAAATGACATTTAACAGCGATGGATTAAGAGATGCTCTTTTAGCGCAAAAAGAAAAAGGTAAAGCGATCGTTGTTCTCAATTTCCCTAACAACCCGACAGGTTATACTCCAAGTGTAGCGGATGGTAAAAAAATCGTAGCTGCAATCAACGAAGCGGCGGAAGCAGGAATCAATGTAGTCGTAGTTACTGATGATGCTTACTTCGGATTATTTTTTGAAGATTCGTTGCATGAATCATTGTTCGGCTCATTGCTTGACTTGCACCCACGTATTCTACCGATCAAAGTCGATGGTGCAACCAAAGAAGAATATGTATGGGGATTCCGTGTCGGCTTTATCACATATGGCGCGCAAGATACAGAATCTATTGTAGCTTTAGAACAAAAAACACTGGGTATTATTCGTGCAACCATTTCCAGCGGGCCACACCCATCACAGACTTTTATTTTAAAAGCGTTACAAGATTCTAATTTCGAAGCGCAAAAAGAAGAAAAGTTCCAAATCATGAAAGGCAGAGCAAACAAAGTTAAAGAATTGCTCGACACTGATAAATATCAAGATGCATGGGAATACTATCCATTCAACTCGGGATACTTTATGTGCCTCAAATTAAAAGACGTATCTGCGGAAGATGTTCGTCTACGTTTACTACGTGAATACGAAGTCGGCACAATCGCTCTTGGCGCACATGACCTTCGCGTTGCTTTCTCTTGTATCGCTGAAGAATATTTGGAAGACCTGTTCAACTTGATCTACCAAGCGGTTCAAGATGTGAAAAAAGGCTAA